The Phyllostomus discolor isolate MPI-MPIP mPhyDis1 chromosome 4, mPhyDis1.pri.v3, whole genome shotgun sequence genome window below encodes:
- the CCDC28A gene encoding coiled-coil domain-containing protein 28A produces the protein MEERKVKRRSPKSFSAHSTQVVNAKKNAIPVSKSTGFSNPASQSTSQRPKLKRVTKEKTKPQGGEGKGAQSTPIQHSFLTDVSDVQEMEKGLLSLLNDFHSGKLQAFGNECSIEQMEHVRGMQEKLARLNLELYGELEELPEDKRKTASDSNLDRLLSDLEELNSSIQKLHLADAQDIPNTSTS, from the exons ATGGAGGAGCGGAAAGTGAAGAGGAGGAGTCCTAAGTCTTTTAGCGCCCACTCTACTCAGGTTGTTAATGCCAAAAAAAATGCCATTCCAGTTAGTAAAAGCACAGGGTTTTCAAATCCTGCATCACAGTCAACTTCGCAGCGACCAAAGTTAAAAAg AGTGACGAAAGAGAAGACGAAACctcagggaggagaaggaaaaggtgcTCAGTCAACTCCGATTCAGCATTCCTTTCTCACTGATGTCTCGGACGTTCAGGAGATGGAGAAggggcttctcagccttttgAATGATTTCCACTCTGGAAAACTTCAAGCATTCG GAAATGAATGTTCCATTGAACAGATGGAACATGTTCGGGGGATGCAGGAGAAATTAGCTCGCCTGAATTTGGAGCTGTATGGGGAGTTAGAGGAACTTCCTGAGGACAAGAGGAAAACAGCTAGTGACTCCAATCTGGACAGGCTTCTGTCTGAT TTAGAAGAACTGAATTCTTCCAT